CTTCCAAGCCCAGTTGTGGGCTGCCAAGTGTAATAAGATCGCCTTTCTCTGCAGTGTTTAGTTCATCATAAACATTTTGCATCTCCTTTTTATCAAAATCAACTTTTTCACAATCAGGTTCACCATCACCAAAAACAAACTTTGCACAGGTTCCAGAAGTTCCCATACCACCACACAGTGCTTTGCAGCTACGTCTATCCATTTCACCAACTCCTGAAATATTTACAGAGTTGTTACCAACTTTACCTGCAAAAAATCCAAGCATTCCAAAGGTCAGCTCATTTGGATCATCAACTCTCATCCTGATTGTAAGATTTGGGTTATCGTCTTTTCGAAGTGAAGAGTATGGACTTTTTCCAGTTATTGCACTTGCAAGTGCACTAAATGCACTTTCTTTATTTGTTTTCAAGTTATCAAAAGAATTTGCATGTATAGCTGCATTGCTTTCAGCAAAGGATACTTGAGTTCCTTCTTTTGGAATATCAAAAATTTCATACGGAATACATGAAAAAGAAGGAGTCACACCCATTGTCTCATATGAATTCTTGATTGAAAGTTGTTTTGAAATAAAATTCTCATCCAGACCATAGTTTGATACGTTATCAATATCAAAGCCCATTGGATTTAACGTAGTCTTGACCTTTACCCGTGCATCCTTACTAATACTGGCAAGAAATTCTTCTCCTGCATCGCCAATTGTATTGTAATTTACGCCTGAAAGATGTGCCCACTCAATAGGAATTAGTTTTTCAGCATCTGTTGCTTCACCGGTGGCCACCAAAATTCGGTAGGCCATCTGCATGATTTCACCTTGTTCACCTTTTAGTGCAGATTCCTCTTCTTTAGTAAGTTCCATCATCATTAGTGAATATTACAGATATAATACTTGTACGTATAATCTCAATAGAAATGCAAAAAATTCTTCGTGGAATGATGGATACCATGAATTCTGTTAAGCCTCCAAGAATGACTGCATTAAGAGAATTGCACGAAGCTGAGACTGGAGGTCCTTTCAGTATTTTAATCGGTACTATTTTATCAGCGAGAACAAAAGATGAAAGTACAACCAAAGTTGTAAAAGCATTATTTTCTAAATATAAAAATGCAAAAGCACTTGCAAATGCCAAAGTAAAAGATGTTGAAAAAATAATAAAACCAATTGGTTTCTATCATGTAAAATCTAAAAGAATTATCGAAGTGGCAAAAATTGTAAATTCAAAATACAAGGGAAATGTTCCTGAAAATTTAGATAAACTTGTAGAATTGCCAGGTGTTGGAAGGAAGACGGCAAACTGTGTCTTAGTGTATGCATTTGAAAAGCCAGCCATCCCAGTTGATATTCATGTTCATAGGATATCAAACAGATTGGGTTTGGTTAATACGAAAACCCCAGAAGAAACAGAACAAGAACTGATGGCAAAAATTCCAAAAAAATTTTGGATTGATATTAATGATACATTTGTAATGTACGGTCAAAATATTTGTAAACCAATATCGCCAATGTGCAATGTTTGCAAAATTAGAAACGATTGCAAATTTTACAAATCTAAGAGCGTTTCTTAGTTAGAAACAACACTCCAACTAAGACCCCAATTCCAGCTGCTACATAGAATGGGAATAATGCAAATACATTCTTTGAAGGATCACCAGAGAGAAATTCTACGGTCATACTTCCCGAGTTTACTGCTGGTGGATCTGAACTACTTTCCATACCATGCACAGAATATGAGTCAAAGGCGAATTTTCCGATATCAAGATTGGAAACTACAATTCTAGCACCGTTATTTACGGTCAGACCTGCACGTTCAGTGTATGATACAATAATTTTGGCTTCAGAAAACCAACCTCTCTCTAAATTACGATGAACAACAACGTATCCTTCCTTGGGAGTCTTTACAGCAACCCAAAATTTGTGATTAGGCTGAGAACCCATTCCTATTTCAACAAATCGCTCTGGATCTTCTTTTTCATATATTTTCAAAACAGCATTTCCGTCAGGATTTGCATAAATTAGATTATTATCAATTGTAGCTTGCCAGCTAACTTCGTGTGTTTTTTCCATTTGAATAACAGCTGCATCACGAGCAATTTTGTTGAATTCTTCACCGGGAATTTCAATTGTATCAATTACTAGAGATGGATTTGTTTCTTCCTGAGCAAATGCAGGAAAAATAAGAAATCCTGAAAATAAAATTAGAGTAATTAGATATTTCACAAGCTAAATCATGTTAGAGTGAATAAATATCTAATCAACAAAAGGATGAGAAGAGTCCAAGATTACCTTTGATACTTCAGGTCTTAAGATAAATTCAGATGGGGCTTGTCCATTCTGAATCATCTCTCTTAGTTTGGTTCCACTGATTTGCTCTTTTGCGTCATCATCATGTGGACATGCTTTTGGATTTGTGTATGTCAAACATTTTCTGCAATAGAAAAATGCTGGAAAAAATACTGGAGAAATTTCCAATTCTGGGTAATCGTTGAATATTTTTTGAGCTGCGAATGGATCATAAAAGTTTCCAACACCTGCATGATCTCTTCCAATAATGATATGTGTGCACCCATAATTTTGTCTCATAATGGCATGATGTATTGCTTCTTTAGGTCCAGCATATTTCATTTCAGTATGCAATGTTCCAAGCTTGCATCTGTTTTCGGGATAATAATGCTTGATCATTGTCTCATAGCATTTTACGATAACTTCATCAACAAAATCACCAGATTTTTTCTTTCCAATAATTGGATTAACAAATACACCATCTCTTGTAGTAATTGATGTTTTTTGCAACATTTCATGGGCTACGTGTGGTGGATTTCTAGTTTGAAATGCAACAATTGTTTTCCATCCAGCTTTTGCAAAAGCCTCTCTTGTTTGCGTAGGAGATAAACGATATTTTCTGATCTCAGTCTCTTCGGGTCTTTGAATATAATCGATTTTTCCTCCTACAAGATAGTCTTTCATAGACAGTGTTTTTGCAACACCAGGATGTGATGAATCAGTAGTTCCATAGACTCCCTTTGAGGTATTTTCCTTGTCAAATGTAAAAGTCTCCTCTACATGTAAAATTGCAACACCGATACCTTCTGGGTTTTTCAACAAGACATCACCAGATTCTTTTAATTTTGTTGCAGTTTCTTGATCAACATCTAATACAGTTGGAATAGTCCATGCCAAACCATTTGTCAGTCTACCTTTTGAAACAACATTTTCAAAGTCTTGTTGACCTAAAAATCCCTCTAAAGGACTGAATATTCCGTCTGCAATGTTTTCAACATCATTTGCTAAATCCTCAGTTATTGTGATAGAATCTAATCCTACAGGATCTGCTTTTGTTATTCTATTAACTAATTTTCCACCGTGTGGTTTAATTGAATTTTCTTCTGACATGTCAATCCATCCGTTTTCGCTCTATATGAAGGCCACATTCTTTATGTTCTCCTTGTTCCCACCACCATCTACCAGAACGAAGATCTTCACCAGGTTTGATCGGTCTAGTACAAGGCTCACATCCAATGCTTGGATATCCTTTGTCTAAAAGACTGTTGTAGGGTAAATTGTTCTTTTTGATATAATTTTGAACATCATCCCAAGTCCAGTCAATTATTGGATTGATTTTCAAAATTCCCCCATGACCATTATCAATTTGAAAAATGTTAACATCCTTTCTGACTTCTGTTTGATCACGTCTTAATCCCGTAATCCAGCCATCTAACGTACTAAGCATTCTATTAATTGGATGAACTTTACGAATTTCACAGCAAAGTTTTCTATTTTCAACACTATCATAGAAAAGATTCATGCCTTTTTCCCTAACCATTTCTTCAACTTCTTTAGTATCTGGAAATAGCACTTCAATTGTTATATTGTATTTTTTTCTAACAATATCCATTATATCATAAGTCTCTTGAGGAAGCCTGCCTGTATCTAAAGTAAAGAATCGAAATTTAGGATTAATTTTTAACATAATATCCATTATTACGGCATCTTCAGCCCCAAAACTAGAGGCTTTTGCAACTTTGGGATGCAGATTATCAGATGTCCATTGAAGAGCTTCCTCAGCTGTCTTTATCTTTTCATTGAGTTCATCTACTTGTTTCTGAGTAAATTTTGTCACAAAGACATTCAGATGATTTGTTTTATATTGATTACCTAAGTTTTAATCTAAATTATAAACAAGTACAAATGAAAAAAGAAAAGATGAAGGAAATATCATATGTAGTAGTTTTTCCAAATGATTTTTCTAAAAATAAAATTCCACAATTAATGGAAAACATCAAGAAAATTCTAAAAATAAAAAATCAACAGTTTAATTCAATAAAACGCGATGGAGATGTGATTTTGGTAGATGCAAATGATCCCGTTTTTTCATCTTCTGCAATAAATCTACTTTTTGGAATTAAAAAAATAGCTATTGCAAGACAGATTAAAAATGATTTTCAGGTAATTGTAAAAGAAATTGCTTCGGTTGGAGGAAACTTACTATTGAAAGGAGAAAGATTTCTAGTTCGAGTAGAAGGAAAATCAAAGGGATTCTTCACAAAAGATGTAGAGTTGTCTGCAACATCAGCAATTATTGAAAAAAAATCAAATATTGATGCAAAACCTGGAACTGATGAGAACTTTGACAAATTACTGTATACATATCTAACAAAAAATCATGGATATGTTTGTATTTTTATTGATAAAGGATTAGGAGGAATTCCATTTGATGCAAAAAAACAAGATACGATTTGTTGTATATATGATGAGATTTCTGCAATTTCTTGTTATGAGACAATAAAACAAGGATATAATTCTAAAATTATTGTTTGTTATAGACAAAAATCAGATCTTATAAACATTGTAAAAATGTTAAATCAAATAATTCCAAGGTTATTAAAACAAAAAATTGAAATTGATTTTTTTAATCTAAATATTTCAAATTATGGTACCAAGAATTATCTTTTGCTGGTAAAATCTGTTTTAGATGTTTTAATTAAACAAACTAAAAAAACAAATGTTAGATATGTCTCAATTGCATTATCTCCATTAATTTTTTCTAGGAATTTTATTGATGAGTCAATGAAACTTATTTTTGAAAATAATTTGTTACCAATACTACCATTATTTGGAATTAATGGGCAAATATTTGATGACCTAAAAGAGATAGGAATAGAAAAGAATATTTCAAAAATCAGAAAAATCATATCAATGAAATTAAATGAATCCACAAATCATATAAACAAAATAGCAGATGTAGTAAAATCAAAAAAGACAGTAATGGTTGATCTTGGTCCTAACAATATGCATGATATTTTAGATTCTTTTGAAGAAAATCATTGAAAATTTAAACAGCGTAATGCAGGTTTGATTTATGTATAAAATTGGTGAATTTATCTACCCTTGGGGAAGTGGACATTATTCTAGAATGATGAGGTTAAATTCAATACTTGGAGATTATATCAAAGAGGATTTTGAAGTTCATTATTCGAGTAAGGATCACGTTTATCAAAAATTATTAGAAAAATTTCCTGACAAAAAAGATCACATTCATGAGATTTTAATGCCAACACCAATTGACGGAAAATTTGGTCCAAGTGTTTCATTATCAATGCTCAATCTATTGTTGCCAGTATCAGATAATCCCTCACTTGTAAAACAAATTGCAAGTTACTTGAGACAGGAAAGAAAATTGTATGATAAAGAAAAGTTTGATGTGGTAATAAATGATGGTGATATGGGTTCTAATATTTTAGCGAAAAACCGGAATATTCCAAGTTTGTTTATTACAAATCAGTTTAGACCAAAATTATACAAATCAAGATCTTATTTTTATCCATCGTTAATCTTTGTTGCAAAACAAATTGAAAAAGCTACAAAAATTCTTGTTGCAGATTCGCCACCACCATATACACTATGTGAATATAATCTCAATTTTACAAAAGAAGCAGAAAAAAAAGTAGAATATGTAGGGCATTTTACAAATTCTAAAAAAATAGAAAAGACAAATTCAACAGATTTAGAACGTTTGGTTAAAGATTCAGATTTTGGATATTGGATGAGAACTGGAAACAAATCAACAAATGATGGAACTGGACAAAGATATGAAGAGGTCTTTCATAATGACAAGATGATAAATGAAAAAAGAATCATATCTCATGCAAGAAATGATTCATCAATTGATTCTGTGATAGGAACTGATGGCAAAAAATATTCAATATCTGATGCATTTGATAAGAAATTGGATTGGATTCAAATAGATGTAGGATTTCTTTCTGAACAAGAAAAAGACACTGTTCTGAATCAGTGCAAATATGCTGTTGTTAATGGTTCTCATACTGTAATGGGTGAAATTCTTGGAGGAAAATCAAAGCCAATTATAGGTATGCCAATTTATGATGAACATACTAATAACATAAGATGGGCAGATGAAAAAAATCTTGGTGTTTTGGCCACAAATACAAAACAAGTAATCAAAGCAATATCCAGAATTAAAGAGAGTTACAACAATTTTGAAGAAAATTTAGTTGAATTCTCAAGGAATTTTATTCCAAATGGGGCAGAAAATTCTGCAAAAATTGCAGCAATATCACTTGAAGAAAAGAGATAAAACAGATTTTTGTGATTTTTTCATATCTGGCACGCGGGATGTTCGATGGGCGAACTGACCGCAAGGGATGACGATAAAATCCGCGTGTCAGATAAATCGATCATAAGATATTGTGGGAACGCTTTTATGGAAAAAATTAGGGCAAAACATCAGTGCCTAACTGTCCCGAATGTACACACAGAGAAAAGAAGAAGATTCAAGCTAAATATGAAGAAGAGACTCTAGAAGAAGACAGAGATAGACAGGAATTATTCAAGTTATTTGATGAGATTGAAATTCCAATGAAAATGGATGAAAAGAATAGAAG
Above is a window of Nitrosopumilus sp. K4 DNA encoding:
- a CDS encoding aconitase X catalytic domain-containing protein; the encoded protein is MELTKEEESALKGEQGEIMQMAYRILVATGEATDAEKLIPIEWAHLSGVNYNTIGDAGEEFLASISKDARVKVKTTLNPMGFDIDNVSNYGLDENFISKQLSIKNSYETMGVTPSFSCIPYEIFDIPKEGTQVSFAESNAAIHANSFDNLKTNKESAFSALASAITGKSPYSSLRKDDNPNLTIRMRVDDPNELTFGMLGFFAGKVGNNSVNISGVGEMDRRSCKALCGGMGTSGTCAKFVFGDGEPDCEKVDFDKKEMQNVYDELNTAEKGDLITLGSPQLGLEEISDLTHKLKGRSFKKRCMIFCPRSVKKQARKIGYTNELERAGCEILSDCCTCLTPLINKDDVDSVTTNSIKGAFYLKNSNGVDINLKPLSQIVEDETR
- the nth gene encoding endonuclease III; its protein translation is MQKILRGMMDTMNSVKPPRMTALRELHEAETGGPFSILIGTILSARTKDESTTKVVKALFSKYKNAKALANAKVKDVEKIIKPIGFYHVKSKRIIEVAKIVNSKYKGNVPENLDKLVELPGVGRKTANCVLVYAFEKPAIPVDIHVHRISNRLGLVNTKTPEETEQELMAKIPKKFWIDINDTFVMYGQNICKPISPMCNVCKIRNDCKFYKSKSVS
- the sat gene encoding sulfate adenylyltransferase, with the translated sequence MSEENSIKPHGGKLVNRITKADPVGLDSITITEDLANDVENIADGIFSPLEGFLGQQDFENVVSKGRLTNGLAWTIPTVLDVDQETATKLKESGDVLLKNPEGIGVAILHVEETFTFDKENTSKGVYGTTDSSHPGVAKTLSMKDYLVGGKIDYIQRPEETEIRKYRLSPTQTREAFAKAGWKTIVAFQTRNPPHVAHEMLQKTSITTRDGVFVNPIIGKKKSGDFVDEVIVKCYETMIKHYYPENRCKLGTLHTEMKYAGPKEAIHHAIMRQNYGCTHIIIGRDHAGVGNFYDPFAAQKIFNDYPELEISPVFFPAFFYCRKCLTYTNPKACPHDDDAKEQISGTKLREMIQNGQAPSEFILRPEVSKVILDSSHPFVD
- a CDS encoding phosphoadenylyl-sulfate reductase — protein: MTKFTQKQVDELNEKIKTAEEALQWTSDNLHPKVAKASSFGAEDAVIMDIMLKINPKFRFFTLDTGRLPQETYDIMDIVRKKYNITIEVLFPDTKEVEEMVREKGMNLFYDSVENRKLCCEIRKVHPINRMLSTLDGWITGLRRDQTEVRKDVNIFQIDNGHGGILKINPIIDWTWDDVQNYIKKNNLPYNSLLDKGYPSIGCEPCTRPIKPGEDLRSGRWWWEQGEHKECGLHIERKRMD
- a CDS encoding thiamine biosynthesis protein, translated to MKEISYVVVFPNDFSKNKIPQLMENIKKILKIKNQQFNSIKRDGDVILVDANDPVFSSSAINLLFGIKKIAIARQIKNDFQVIVKEIASVGGNLLLKGERFLVRVEGKSKGFFTKDVELSATSAIIEKKSNIDAKPGTDENFDKLLYTYLTKNHGYVCIFIDKGLGGIPFDAKKQDTICCIYDEISAISCYETIKQGYNSKIIVCYRQKSDLINIVKMLNQIIPRLLKQKIEIDFFNLNISNYGTKNYLLLVKSVLDVLIKQTKKTNVRYVSIALSPLIFSRNFIDESMKLIFENNLLPILPLFGINGQIFDDLKEIGIEKNISKIRKIISMKLNESTNHINKIADVVKSKKTVMVDLGPNNMHDILDSFEENH
- a CDS encoding glycosyltransferase yields the protein MYKIGEFIYPWGSGHYSRMMRLNSILGDYIKEDFEVHYSSKDHVYQKLLEKFPDKKDHIHEILMPTPIDGKFGPSVSLSMLNLLLPVSDNPSLVKQIASYLRQERKLYDKEKFDVVINDGDMGSNILAKNRNIPSLFITNQFRPKLYKSRSYFYPSLIFVAKQIEKATKILVADSPPPYTLCEYNLNFTKEAEKKVEYVGHFTNSKKIEKTNSTDLERLVKDSDFGYWMRTGNKSTNDGTGQRYEEVFHNDKMINEKRIISHARNDSSIDSVIGTDGKKYSISDAFDKKLDWIQIDVGFLSEQEKDTVLNQCKYAVVNGSHTVMGEILGGKSKPIIGMPIYDEHTNNIRWADEKNLGVLATNTKQVIKAISRIKESYNNFEENLVEFSRNFIPNGAENSAKIAAISLEEKR